One genomic region from Trueperaceae bacterium encodes:
- a CDS encoding penicillin-binding protein 2 has translation MALITPSNAGAKPFRRGAATRVRAQAPEAAARGGTKRVEQVEPASIRLKRSWLLVPATVLPLLVALAGFTLQQRGFTDLPAMPVEQVVRGRVLASDGTVLAEGAAGDRHYPLGGLAAPLLGFTGALQPDGRYGLEGVEYTLDRTLASGQDVTLTLDPVLQAATESHLAAAALEHSAESGAAIILEVGTGRVLASASYPSYDPNAWQSASRGQMLNRPFQQVYEPGSVIKPLVVAGLLQDGLLSPNELVDAPMTLRVGTKTFRDVARHDPLLSVPDVLAYSSNSAMIALGSRFQPAQLHDWMWRFGLGHGVDQASASSRSGILNDWATWVPQDQASNSIGQNLSVTPLQIAAAYSVFANDGVYVPPTVVEGETLPAPHRVLAPEIAQAIRSMLSHVMDTGGLRQSRIPGMSVGGKTGTADVYDPVAGTYPPDDYALTFAGMFSVEKPKVVVVVMLMKPQGDSTSTYVAAPIFRAIGSEVVAHWGVAPVAEAVAQVR, from the coding sequence ATGGCGCTGATCACCCCGAGCAACGCCGGCGCCAAGCCGTTCCGCCGCGGCGCGGCGACGCGCGTCAGGGCGCAAGCCCCCGAGGCCGCAGCGCGCGGCGGTACGAAGCGCGTGGAGCAGGTCGAGCCCGCCTCCATCCGCCTCAAGCGCTCGTGGCTCCTCGTCCCGGCCACCGTTCTGCCGCTCCTCGTCGCGCTCGCGGGCTTCACGCTCCAGCAGCGGGGTTTCACCGACCTCCCCGCCATGCCCGTCGAACAGGTCGTGCGCGGCCGCGTGCTCGCCTCGGACGGCACGGTACTGGCCGAGGGGGCGGCGGGCGACCGGCACTACCCACTCGGCGGCCTCGCCGCCCCCCTCCTCGGCTTCACCGGCGCGCTCCAGCCGGACGGCCGCTACGGGCTCGAGGGAGTGGAGTACACGCTCGATCGCACCTTGGCGAGCGGCCAGGACGTCACCCTGACGCTCGACCCCGTGCTGCAGGCCGCCACGGAGAGCCACCTGGCAGCGGCGGCGCTCGAGCACTCCGCGGAGAGCGGGGCGGCCATCATCCTGGAAGTCGGCACCGGCCGGGTGCTCGCGTCCGCCAGCTACCCGAGCTACGACCCGAACGCCTGGCAGAGCGCGAGCCGCGGCCAGATGCTGAACCGCCCGTTCCAGCAGGTGTACGAGCCGGGCTCCGTCATCAAGCCGCTCGTCGTGGCCGGCCTCCTGCAAGACGGCCTGCTCTCCCCCAACGAGCTCGTCGACGCGCCGATGACGCTGCGCGTCGGCACGAAGACGTTCAGGGACGTGGCGCGCCACGACCCCCTCCTGAGCGTGCCCGACGTGCTCGCCTACTCGAGCAACTCCGCCATGATCGCGCTCGGCTCACGTTTCCAGCCGGCGCAGCTGCACGACTGGATGTGGCGCTTCGGCCTCGGCCACGGCGTCGACCAGGCGAGCGCCAGCAGCCGCAGCGGCATCCTCAACGACTGGGCGACGTGGGTGCCGCAGGACCAGGCGTCCAACAGCATCGGGCAGAACCTATCGGTGACGCCGCTGCAGATCGCGGCCGCCTACTCCGTCTTCGCCAACGACGGCGTCTACGTACCGCCGACGGTCGTGGAGGGCGAGACCCTGCCTGCCCCGCACCGCGTGCTGGCGCCCGAGATCGCTCAGGCCATCAGGAGCATGCTCTCCCACGTCATGGACACGGGCGGCCTGCGCCAGTCGCGCATCCCCGGCATGAGCGTGGGCGGCAAGACGGGCACGGCCGACGTGTACGACCCCGTGGCGGGCACCTACCCTCCGGACGACTACGCCCTCACCTTCGCCGGGATGTTCTCCGTGGAGAAGCCGAAGGTCGTGGTCGTCGTCATGCTGATGAAGCCGC
- the rsmH gene encoding 16S rRNA (cytosine(1402)-N(4))-methyltransferase RsmH yields the protein MSLTEASPTLTPAPHVSVMAAETLAALAVHPGAWYVDGTFGAGGHTRLLLERGANVLAIDQDPAAAGHVAALRRAGLPGELRFVAGNFRDVESLTAAELGNARGIAGVLLDLGVSSMQLDEGGRGFAFRHDGPLDMRMSATGESAEDVVNDYSLEDLAAIIFRYGEERHSRRVARRIVEAREGGRIQTTGRLAEVVSSAYPPGPRREHPARRTFQALRIHVNDELGALQEGLEAAARLLAPGGRLVVLAYHSLEDRIVKQFLKDSPRMSALTKRPLEATPEEIETNPRARSAKLRAGERVNQ from the coding sequence ATGAGCCTGACGGAGGCCTCCCCCACCCTCACTCCCGCGCCGCACGTGAGCGTCATGGCGGCGGAGACGCTCGCGGCCCTCGCCGTGCACCCGGGCGCCTGGTACGTGGACGGCACCTTCGGCGCCGGCGGGCATACGCGGTTGCTCCTGGAGCGCGGCGCCAACGTGCTCGCCATCGACCAGGACCCGGCCGCGGCCGGTCACGTCGCCGCGCTGCGGCGCGCCGGTCTGCCCGGCGAGCTCCGGTTCGTGGCCGGGAACTTCAGGGACGTCGAGAGCCTCACGGCTGCCGAGCTCGGCAACGCCAGGGGCATCGCGGGCGTCCTGCTCGACCTCGGCGTCTCCTCCATGCAGCTCGACGAGGGGGGGCGCGGCTTCGCCTTCCGCCACGACGGCCCGCTCGACATGCGGATGTCCGCGACGGGCGAGAGCGCGGAGGACGTCGTGAACGACTACTCCCTCGAGGACCTCGCCGCCATCATCTTCCGGTACGGCGAGGAGCGCCACAGCCGCCGCGTCGCCAGGCGCATCGTCGAGGCGCGTGAGGGCGGACGCATCCAGACGACGGGTCGCCTCGCCGAGGTGGTGAGCTCCGCGTACCCGCCAGGCCCTCGGCGCGAGCATCCGGCGCGCCGCACGTTCCAGGCGCTACGCATCCACGTGAACGACGAACTGGGCGCCTTGCAGGAGGGCCTCGAGGCGGCGGCCCGCCTACTCGCTCCGGGCGGGCGGCTCGTGGTGCTCGCGTACCACTCGCTCGAGGACCGCATCGTGAAGCAGTTCCTGAAGGACTCGCCCCGCATGAGCGCGCTGACCAAGCGCCCCCTCGAGGCGACGCCGGAAGAGATCGAGACCAACCCGAGAGCACGCAGCGCCAAGCTCCGAGCGGGTGAAAGGGTCAACCAGTGA